The DNA region AAGAAAGAAATCTATTTCAGGCTTACTGAACAAGGGCAAAAAATTAACAAAGTCCATGAGAAGCTGCACAAAGAGTTTCAAGAGCGGGATAAAGCCGTATTTGAGCAGGTAACCCAGGAACAATTTGACAGTATGCTTATCTTTATAGAAAAGTATAGTAGGCATTTGGATGCAGAAATAAAAAAACTAGGTATAGATAGTAAGTCAGAATAAATTTGAATAATGAAATCACAGGCAGCCCAACTCAATGGAGAACAGGCTGCATTTTTATTGTTGCGATTTTGTTGACAAAGAAACAAAATAGTGATAGGATAAATATGTTTCCAAGGAATCAAAAGCATAACTTTTGAGAGGAGAATTTAAATGTTCAAATTTAGATTACACAATAAGCAGAACACAGAACAAACCGTAGATAAAAAGGCTTTAATATTCGGTCTTATCTCTGTGTTTCTTTGCGGAATAGGCTTTAGTATAATAACACCTGTCGTCCCATTCTTAGTGCAGCCTTATACAAACAATCCAAGAGAACAAGCTATAGTTGTTACAATGCTGACATCTGTTTATGCAGTCTGCGTGTTTTTGGCGGCCCCAGTACTTGGAGCTTTGAGCGACAAATATGGCCGTCGTCCATTGCTCTTAGTATGCCTTTTGGGTTCCGCAATGGGGTACTTAGTTTTTGGTATAGGAGGAGCTCTATGGGTACTATTTGCTGGACGCATAATAGAAGGTATAACAGGTGGGAGCATAAGCACCATCTTCGCATATTTTTCAGACATCATTCCTAGAGAACATAGAACCAAATACTTTGGATGGATGAGTGCGGTTGTGGGTGTAGGCGCCGTCATTGGCCCAACTCTAGGCGGATTACTTGCCAAGTTTGGTTATTCTGTACCCATGTATTTTGGAGCAATAATAACTTTATTGAATGTTGTTTATGGATTCTTTTTTATGCCTGAGAGCCTTGACAAGAATAATAGACTGAAAGAGATTACCTTTGTAAGACTGAATCCATTTATACAGCTTGCCAGCATACTTTCCATGAAAAACTTAAAAAGGCTGCTTGTCTCAGCGTTCTTACTTTGGATACCCAACGGATCTTTACAGGCAGTTTTTTCACAATTTACAATGGATACTTTCAGTTGGAAGCCTGCACTAATCGGACTTATGTTTTCAATTATGGGCTTCCAAGACATCATTTCACAAGGTTTCATAATGCCAAGGCTTTTGATAAAACTTAGTGATAAACAGATAGCAATTCTTGGAATGGTCTCGGAGATTATAGGTTACAGTCTTATTGCAGCATCGGCTTTGTTCTCATTCTATCCCCTTCTTATCGCTGGAATGTTTATATTTGCTTTTGGTGATTCCATCTTCGGGCCTTCATTCAATGGGATGCTCTCCAAGTCTGTGGATTCTAGTGAACAGGGAAGGATTCAAGGAGGCAGCCAATCTATTCAGGCTTTAGCAAGAATGATTGGGCCTATCATTGGAGGTCAAATATATGTATCACTTGGTCATGCTGCACCCGCTTTTATGGGTATGATCCTTATATCAGCGGCAATACCAGTTTTGTATAAGGGTACCCATGTAAATGTGTAAACTACATACTTTATTTAGAAAAGTATCTTCCTTCATTTTAGATTACATATGTTTAAAATAGAAAAACTGAAAGTTAATATATGAATACACCGCTTTACAAGAAAATTAACTAGCATCATCTAAATATATTAAAGAATTAGTTGTCTTTAGATGAGAGTCTGTCAATAATTTTGTGTATTCTCAATAAAAAATTTTTTCAATATGGATATATATTTATTTTAAGAGGATGATTTTATAGATTATCCTCTTAATTTTTACATTAAATTTAGTGGACAAACACTATTTAGCAAAAAAAGTAGTACCTCTTTACATATAATAATATTTTGAACTCACGTTAACTTAATTGATTATATATATATCTTTCAATATAATAAACATAAAAGATATATAAGAAGAGGTGCAATTAATATATGAAATATAATGTAGAATTACTAAGGCAAGAAAATTATAAGCCAACATTTTGGTCTGGAGGCATGGCTACAGAACTGACAACATATCCGCTAAATTCTGATTATGCCAGTAAAAACTTTTTATGGAGGTTGGGAGTTGCTAAAATTGATATACCAGAATCTACTTTTAGTAGTCTACCAAAAGTTTCACGTAAATTTATGGTTATAGAAGGAAAAATAACTCTCGACCATGAAAATAAGTACAAGAAACCACTTAACTCCTTTGAGCAAGACGACTTTATGGGCGATTGGAAAACTAAAACTTATGGTAAAGCTTCTGTTTTTAATTTAATGACAAGGGAAAATTATAATGGTGAATTACTTCATCTTAATATTAGTCCTAGCAAACATCTTAAATTCGAATATAAAACTCCATTAAATAAAGATTTAGCAGCAATTTGTTTTTACACTGTAAATGGTGGATTTAATTCTACTATTAATGATAAAGTTTTTGAAACTGTTAAAAATGATTTAATTTTAATTAACTGTGTAAATTCAAGCTATACTCATGAATTTATGCTTTCTAACAATACTTCAGAAATTACTAATATAATAGTAAGCATAATTTATCGTAATTAGCTTATCTAACTCTAAATTACTTTTGCATAAAATCCCATCCTTTTGTTCTATTTTGTTGGTTTCATCACTTACAGTAATAAAAAATTTTGATGGGGTTTTTTATGCCTTAAATTATTCCATCGAACTCGCATTTTTTTATAGCTTTAAAAAGACTTTCTTCAATATTAAGAAATAAAGCCACCATCCATAACTAATGTTGAGCCAGTAACAAAAGAAGCTTTATTTGATAGAAGCCATACAATACTATTTGCAATTTCTTCTATAGTGTTACGACCTCAGAGGTCATAGAAACAACCGGAAGTTATTTCTTGCTAAATATTTAAATTTCATTATCTTTATTATTACCATCCCCGCCAGACTCTTCAATAATCATATCAAGCATTTCAATTAACTTCTTCTTTTCACCACTCTCATTAGTAGCAACTCTAAGAATTGGCAATTTTATTTGCTGTAATATTTTATCTTTTATTTTGTCTCTACTTATTTGATCTTTATTATTCCTATGATACTCATATCCGTCTACTTCTACAGCTAGTACTGGTTCTTTATCTAACTTATTGAATATTAAGAAATCAACATGAGTCCATGGATTTTCAGCAAATTTTCTTTGCTCATAATCCAGTTTTGTAAAATCTTTTACTATAGAATTTAGAGGTATATGAATAACACATTTAAAGGATATATATTCAGGATAAGACAGCACTTCTTCAATTACACTATACATTAGATTTTCTGATTTATATTCAGAAATATGTTTGCTTGAAGCCATTATTTGCAAAAGCTTTTCGGAGTATTCACTGTATAATAAATCAAATACTGAAACCTTTGGGCTGTCTATTACGGCATCTTCTAATGAATTATACTGTATGTATCTGGTTAAATCCCCAATATTGGTTCCATGCTGCTTAAACAATTTATTAGATGTAACCATTATAAATTCTTTTACAGCACGGGATACAGCTACGTTGATTAAATTTTCATCATCAACAAAGGGATTTATGTCGTTTACCACTGTAGAAAATATAATTGTATCCTTTTCTCTTCCTTGAAATTTATGTACAGTATCTATTTCTATTTTTGTTTTTTCAAAGTATTTATTAGCTTCTGTAACCTGCTTTCTATAGGGACATATAATTCCTACTTTACTGCTGTCATCATACTTATCTTTATCAGCATTAATAATTTCATCTCTAATAACCTCTATCTGCCTTAAATTGTACCAGCCTTTTTCATTACCATATCTATCTTTGCGTGCATGATTTCCTGGGACCGTTTTATAAATTTTTAAAGGTACCTCATTTTCATTTTTTTCAGTCATAATTACAAGTTGATTATTATAAAATTTTTCATTGCAGAATCCTATTATTTGAGGATGACATCTGTAATGCTCACTTAATAAAGTTACAGGCAAATCAGCCTTATATAAATTCATTAAGGAAGCTATAATGCTATATTTACTGTAATTATAAGCTTCTCCAATATTACTTCCATGAAAAATATCGTCACTTATTTTCTTTATATTTGATGGAACGATTTGCGGCAATTGTTTTACATCCCCCACAATAACTACATTCTTGCAGCATGCAAGAGCTAAGGATGCTGTAACTAAATCTACCTGTGAGGCTTCATCAATAATTAAATAATCAAACAGATAATTTTCTGAAATGCAGGTCATTATTGAATTAGTTGTGCTTAATATAACAGGATAATCCTTTATAAATTCTTTAAAATTATACTTAAAGCTTTTTACAGTATACTTACTTCTACTTCCCTTAGAATATCTCTTCTGAATGGATATTTTAAATATTTTTGAAGATATATCTATAAATTGTTCCATTAGTTTTTCATAGCTTCTATTTTTTAAATCACTTTCTAAAGAAGCTATTTTCTGTTCTGTTTTTTCAATTATTCTATTGTAATAATCTCTTTTAAGTGAAGCAATTACAATATTTTGATTTTCACTTATATACTTGAATTTATAAATTCCATAGTCTACAAACAAAACAATTCTACTCAATAATTTTATGTAATTATTTCTCAACATAAGCCTTTCAAAGTATGGCATAAAATTTAATATCAAATCACTTGACCATTTTCTAAAAAGAGAATATTGTGAAGTAGTAATATATTCATCATTAAAATACGCTTCAAAATATTTCTGTTCTACTTTAAACTTTGAAAGTTCTTCTTTTAATTTTAACATTTCATTTTGCTTCTTGAGTAGATCATCTAAATCCTTATCTATATCTTGAAGTTTCTCATATAAATTCTTTTCCTCTAAAGCTTCCACATTCCATTCCTTTAAATCAGGAATATCTGCCTGTTTATTCTCAAAAAAATCAACCTTATTATCATATTTACCAAGTAATGCAGTTATAAAGCCATATCCATTTTTCTCAAGCTTCTCCTGAACATTAGCAGTTGCAGAATTATTACCAGATACAACAGCAACAGTTTTGCCTCTGCACACTGCATTTCCAATAATATTTAATATAGCCTGTGTTTTGCCCGTTCCAGGAGGTCCTTCAATAACACTAATAGAATTCTCAAGAGCTGTATTTACTGCTTTCTTTTGACTTAAATTAAATCCAAAGGGAAATATTTTAGTATTGTTATATGTATGTTTTTTAATACTTTTTCCTGATAAGTAAGTTGACAGAACACTATTTTCACTAATCTTAGTTATCTTTTTATATAGATCAAATAATGCAGTTCTTCCATCTTCAGTAACACTTATATATGGTGATAATTTCTTAAAGTATTCAAAAACTGCTTTAGCTTGCTTGGAATTAAGGCATGAATTTTCATAAGCAACTTTTGACTTATGATAAACCTCCGTTTTCCCCTTAACTTCAATTATTTTTATATATTCTCCAAAATCAAGCACTATGGATGGCTCTCTTACAAGAAATCCAGATACATATACAATAAGCTGATTCAAATCAACTTTTTTAGGAGATTCAAATATAATAATATTTAAAGAATTATAGCTGTAAACTCTATTTGGATTTTTTATATAAGTTACTTCAACTTTATCTTGTAAATATTTCAAATAATTTATCTCATCAGTTTTATCTTCAAATTTTTTTGTTTTACTGTTTTTTACTAAAACTAATTCTGTATATATGTCCATTTAGGTCTCCTTGAAAATTTCATAATTTATCTTTAAGCTTTCTAAAATAATATTAGATAATTGTAAAATATCGAATTGCTTTAAGTAATTAGCAAGCATAAGCTTCCAATTTCTGCTATGGTGTCAGTCCCCCTAGGAGATGACTGGAAGTTAGATCCTTGCTAATGTCCCCGAGAGTGCTAATGAGCGCAGCGAATTTGCTTCAATTTCAACTTCTCATTATATGGATAATGGGAAGTTAATAAATATAGATTATTAGCTCCGTACCCTATGCAAATAATGTCACAAATTTAGAAAAATATGCATGAACTAAGAGAAATCTCATATTATGCTAGTTTTGTTAAGCCAGACAGTCGAGTAGACTTACACCTTACAATGTAAGCCCCTCACAGAATCCGTACGTGCGGCTTTCCCGCATACGGCTCCTCATAATAACATTCACAGTTAAAACAATTTAAAATATATCTTTGGTTTCGCTAAAGGATAATATTTCAACATTTCTATATATCCATCCCAGCTGTAGCTTTTCTTATCGCTTCGCCTATTCAGTGTCTTACTTAGAAATTGCTGTACTCTATGCAAAAAGTTTGTTATCATCTTACCATTAAAAGATACACCATAGTACCTATAATGCCCAACCAATTTGAGGTTTAATGCCTTTATCATTTCCTTAACTGGCATAGTTCTATTCTCGTACAGCCACTTTTTAGTGTCTTTTAGCTTTTGTCTAAATTTCTTTCTACTTGTTTGTAACATGACACATGGATATCCTCTGCGACTTCTTCCACAGTAAAATGTAAATCCTAAGAAATCAAATGTTTCTGGTTTACCTTCTCCCCTTGCTTTCCGGTTTCCTTCTGCAAATTTACCAAACTCCAGTAATCTACTTTTACTATCTTCCATCTCTAGATTGAATTTTCCCATTCTTTTCTTGAGTTCACCGTAGTATTTCTCAGCTTCCCATTTGTACTGGAATCCTGCTATAAAATCATCTGCATAAACTGTCAAAAAGCTATCTCCCTTTGTTTCTTTTGTAATAACAATCTTATACCACAACATTAGAACGTTATGCATATAAATATTTGCTATTATTGGGCTTATGATATTCCCTTGAGCAGAACCATCTGTACTTTCTTCAAATACGCCCTCAGTTATTACCCCAGCTTTCAAGTATTTATTAATCAGCCATAGGAGATTTGGGTCTTTTATGTATACTCCCAAAAATTTCATTATCCATTCATGACTCATGTGGTTAAAGAAGCCTTTGATGTCCGAATCAACAATGTAGTTTATCTTTCCATGATACATTCCGTTATAAACTTCCTTGATAGCATCATGACAACCTCGTCTCGGTCTGAAACCATGCATATTTCTCAAAAATCTTGGTTCATAGATTGCTTCCAGTATCTTCTTTACTGCTAGTTGCACCATCTTATCTTCATAGGATGCAATTCCTAATGGTCGCATTTTTCCATTACCTTTCGGTATGAATACTCTTAATGATGGTAAAGGTTTGTATGACTTATTCTTTAACCGTTTTACTAAATTAGATATATTTTCTTCTAGATTTACTTCGTATTTTGTTTTTGTAACTCTATCAATGCCTACTGCCTTATTTCCATCTAGTTCTTTGTGGCACTGTCTTAGCATACCATCATTAATATGATGATATAGCGAAGTAAATTCTGGCTTTCGAGTCTTTGCTGATATTTCTGCTATTCTTTCTAATTTTGTTTCCATCATTTCTCCTGTCCCTGAGTACAGATGATGTGTCCTCAGAAAGATTGTTATTATGTAATCCCCTTCCCTCCACTGGCATTACCCAGTTTCAGCGGTACTATGAGACTATCCGACTGCCTGTCGTTCATTTGACATTCTCCGTTTTATTGTTGTCTGTCATACTTATTACTAAGAAACGGCAGGCTCTCCCCAGTTGATAATTAACCACGATGTAAAGCATGATTGGCCCTTTGACCCCTGACGTAAGGACAGTAAAAAGAGAAAAATTAACATGGAATAAAGTAACATGAAAAAAAGGATAGAAAAAAACATAGCCAAGCCCTAAAATATAAGTTAAATTCGGACAAACAAACTTATAAAAAAGGAGAATTGGCTATGCTTAACAATCAAGAATATATTACCGCAGAATTAGGAAAAATGCTATATGAGATTTTACCCATATCATCCAAGAAACTAAAAAATTTAGTATATATTGTTTTGGGAATATTGTTATCAAAATCAGTTATAATCTCAGAAATATCAGAAAAGCTAAAGGATTACTATACAGAAGCCAATGAAGAAAGTAAAATAAAAAGAATTTATAGATTTTTTTCAAGTTCAACAATAAAGTCAGACTACCTATATTATAATTTTATCGATGAAATTATGATAAATTATATAAAAAGAAGTACCACTAATAAACTGGTTGTAATATTTGACCATACAACACTGGAAGATAAATTTTTAATACTTAAATTTTCGCTGAAAGTGGGAAAAAGAGCAGTTCCACTATGGTATAGAATATTTGAATATAATGAAAAAGATAATAAAAATTTCAAACATATAAAACAGGGAATAGAAGAGATTAAGGATCTTATAAGTTCATATAATTATGAAGTTGTATTGCTGGCAGATAGAGGTTTTAAGAGTATAGATTTATTTAAGTTTATAAATAAAATAGGATGGAAATATTGTATAAGATGTACCAATGATATGCTTGTAAATATAGAAGGGAAAGAAAAAATAAAATACCTTAGAGATATAAAAACTCTAAAAAAAGGCGTAAAAAAGTTTAATGGAATTTTACTAAGTGCTGAAAAATATAGATGCAATTTAGCAGTTTGTAAGGCAGAAGAAGCAGCGGATACCTGGTATATAGTAACCAATCTTGATAGTAAGAATGCTGTTAATGAATATAAGAAAAGATTTATTATAGAAGAAATGTTTAGAGATTTAAAATCCAGTGGCTTCAATATGGAAGATACATGGACAAACAGTCTTATATATTTTGAAAACTTATATTTATGCTTATGTATAGCATATACATGGATGATAATATTAGGAGCAGATTGTTCTAAGAATAAGAAGAGTAAGATAATAGGCGCAACTAAAAAGATAAGAAATAAAATAGTTAGAATATACAGCTTATTCAGCAGTGGATTGACATGGTTTAACAGATGTTATGATTCTAATAGAAAAAAATATGCCTTAAAATTTAATTTGATACTTTATGACATCTAATATGGCAAAAAAAGTAAATATATTCTTTAATAGTAAGGCACCAGTATACCCATTCTCTATTACATTAATTTCATGTTTATGATTATATTATCTTTATAAGCATATTATTGCATTATTACTATTTGGAAATATAATCTTGTAAATGATTTTTATGTTTATTATTCTTATTTAATGCAATTCACTGTCCGTAAGTCAGCCTTTGACCCCGCAGTGCCACATAGTTCTTGCCATTACGACCTATGTGATGTTGCTTTCCGCACCAATTAAGACGTCAGCCCTCTGATATACAAAATTTCGAGGCTCAATAGCATTTCAACCCTACTTTCTCGCTGTCTACGCTTAGCTCCCACCATTACTGTTGGCAACTCAAGACTCGCTACTGCTGGTTGACTAGACCTTATTCAGACAGGATTTCCACCTGCTAGGTTAATTACCCTTAGCTGGGCGCACAATTGGAATTTGGTTTAATCATCTATAATCATATTAACAAGAGTCTGAATATGTATCTGCATTGTATCTAAACAATCTACTGGTGTTTTAACTCCTTTGAACAACAATGGCAATTCAGTACAACCTAAAACAATTGCTTGTATTCCATTTTCATCTTTCATTCTCTGCACAATTTTCAGAAACGCTGATAAAGTTTCTTCCTTGACAATACCTAATTCTAACTCTTGGGAAATCTTTTGATTGACAAAACCCTTTTCTTCATCAGTTGGGGTTATGACTTCTATATGATTTTTTAAAAATGGCTTTTTAAAAAATTCTCCATTCATGGTAAAGATTGTTCCGAGCAACCCTATTTTAGATATATTACGTCGTTTTGCTTCATCACAAGCAGCCTCAATAATACTCACAAGCTGGATAGGTGAACGCTTCTGCAGCTCATCAAAAACAATGTGTGGTGTATTTGCCGATAAAGCTATAAAATCTGCACCGCTGGCTCTCAAATTATTGATTGCTGCCATTAAATAATTGATAAGTGCTTCATATTCTTTCCTTTCACACATATTAAGGATATCAAAAACATTCACACTCTCAATAGTCAGATTAGGAAAAAACTTTTTCCCAACTTTGCTTTGAACTCCATATACAATGTCATGATAGTATGGAATTGTTGACTCTGGTCCCATTCCTCCAATTAAACCTAACTTTTTCATGTCTGCCTCCCCTATAAATTACTATTTATATTACTGAACCTTAAATTGAAATTTGTTATAGTAATCCACATTTTTCATAAATCTCTAAAATTACATCTTGCTTTCCAGAAATATATGAATCTATATCTTCTGGATATTTAGCTGCCATTTCTTTTTTTATTAAACTATATCTTTCTCTCTCTTTTTTATTATTTCTAAGATAATCTCTAAATGTTATGTGACGATGTAATTCCTCATTATTCTTATTACATACATATAAATGATGAGTCATTAAACAATCCTTATTTCTATATTTAAATGTCTCTCTACCCGATATTCCTAGGTCACCTTCATGTATATAGCCAATAGTTCCTAATTGATTTTTCACTTCTTCGAAATTATCTTCAATTACAATATGTATATCAATAATAGGCTTGGCTGCGAAGCCCTCAACAGATGTACTTCCTACATGCTCAATAGAGATGACATCTTTTAAAACTGTCCTTAGTTCTGCTTCAATTTTTTCAAATTCATATTTCCAATTTGGATTATAGTCTTCTACTACTACATGTTTAGTTCTCATAATATATCCTCCAATCTAAATTACTATTTATAATATTGAACTTTAAATCAGAAATTTATCCAATTAATATTTAATATACTGGTACACAAATCTCACAATAATGATTATTAACCATTTTGACTATATACCTTTCTAGGATTGGTCTTGTTTCATCAAATTGATATCCTTGTCTTAATAATTCTGGAAAAATATCATTCCACGCTTTCTGAACTGCTTCTGCTGTATGATTAATTTTAAAAACCACATACTTCCCTCCAGTAATATAACCTTCCCTTACATACTCATCAGTTAATAAATAATCCTTTGAAACAACAATACACGTATCATAACGACAATTTTCAGGTTTAGTCGTCTTAGGATTATCCTGAGCAATTCCAAAAATTATTGATTCGTCATTAAATAAATCGTTAGATTTTGCCCATTTTTTTATATTTTCCATTGTTTGAACATTGTTAATTCCATAAGGACCAATCTGCCTTATGTAAGCAATCCTATGCGTTGGAATCTTTTCAATTGTAATATCCACCATTTGCTTTATTTTCCTCCTTTAAGCAATAAATAACTTGTTCATTACAAGATTACTACCATTTAAAATAGAAATCAAAGCATTTTTTAAAATTGTTAAATTACTATTTATCTATAGATTATTAGCCTAATAAACATGCTTTTTATTTCTCCGCCTGTTTGTATCCTTGTAATTTTGTCAACAATTTTACAGAGGTGTTAAATATGCAAACAAACAAAACTTGCCCGATAGTAGAACAATATTTAGGTTATCTTTCTATAATAAAAATCGTTCTGAAAACACAATTTTAGAATACAGGACAGATTTGCTCATGTTCTTTAGTTATATTATGAGCTCACGTAACATTAATATAATTGACAATAACTTCGCCAATGTAAATTTAGAATTTATAAAATCTATTAGTCTAAATGATATGTATTCTTTTATTACAAATTGCCAAAAGACTTTAAATTCTTCAGCCGTGTTGATTTACAATATAAATTGACCCCCTTTTTACACTGAAAATTGACCCCTTCACTTTAAAATAATATCCTTTATGAGAGGTAAAAAACTCATGAAGGAGGCATAAGAGTGTAGGTGAAAGACTTGAGAGATTGGCATACAGTGAAAAATATGTATAACAAAGGGGTTCCAATAAAGCAAATAGCTAGAGAACTTAATATGTCAAAAAATACTGTTAAAAGTTTAATCAAAAAGGAGGAAGAACCAAAATATTCAAGATCACCAAGAGTAACTAAAATTGATAAATTTAAAGATATTATTAGAGAATGGTTTTTAGATAAGCAG from Clostridium pasteurianum BC1 includes:
- a CDS encoding MFS transporter, which gives rise to MFKFRLHNKQNTEQTVDKKALIFGLISVFLCGIGFSIITPVVPFLVQPYTNNPREQAIVVTMLTSVYAVCVFLAAPVLGALSDKYGRRPLLLVCLLGSAMGYLVFGIGGALWVLFAGRIIEGITGGSISTIFAYFSDIIPREHRTKYFGWMSAVVGVGAVIGPTLGGLLAKFGYSVPMYFGAIITLLNVVYGFFFMPESLDKNNRLKEITFVRLNPFIQLASILSMKNLKRLLVSAFLLWIPNGSLQAVFSQFTMDTFSWKPALIGLMFSIMGFQDIISQGFIMPRLLIKLSDKQIAILGMVSEIIGYSLIAASALFSFYPLLIAGMFIFAFGDSIFGPSFNGMLSKSVDSSEQGRIQGGSQSIQALARMIGPIIGGQIYVSLGHAAPAFMGMILISAAIPVLYKGTHVNV
- a CDS encoding HutD family protein; this encodes MKYNVELLRQENYKPTFWSGGMATELTTYPLNSDYASKNFLWRLGVAKIDIPESTFSSLPKVSRKFMVIEGKITLDHENKYKKPLNSFEQDDFMGDWKTKTYGKASVFNLMTRENYNGELLHLNISPSKHLKFEYKTPLNKDLAAICFYTVNGGFNSTINDKVFETVKNDLILINCVNSSYTHEFMLSNNTSEITNIIVSIIYRN
- a CDS encoding SDR family oxidoreductase codes for the protein MEEIANSIVWLLSNKASFVTGSTLVMDGGFIS
- a CDS encoding AAA domain-containing protein produces the protein MDIYTELVLVKNSKTKKFEDKTDEINYLKYLQDKVEVTYIKNPNRVYSYNSLNIIIFESPKKVDLNQLIVYVSGFLVREPSIVLDFGEYIKIIEVKGKTEVYHKSKVAYENSCLNSKQAKAVFEYFKKLSPYISVTEDGRTALFDLYKKITKISENSVLSTYLSGKSIKKHTYNNTKIFPFGFNLSQKKAVNTALENSISVIEGPPGTGKTQAILNIIGNAVCRGKTVAVVSGNNSATANVQEKLEKNGYGFITALLGKYDNKVDFFENKQADIPDLKEWNVEALEEKNLYEKLQDIDKDLDDLLKKQNEMLKLKEELSKFKVEQKYFEAYFNDEYITTSQYSLFRKWSSDLILNFMPYFERLMLRNNYIKLLSRIVLFVDYGIYKFKYISENQNIVIASLKRDYYNRIIEKTEQKIASLESDLKNRSYEKLMEQFIDISSKIFKISIQKRYSKGSRSKYTVKSFKYNFKEFIKDYPVILSTTNSIMTCISENYLFDYLIIDEASQVDLVTASLALACCKNVVIVGDVKQLPQIVPSNIKKISDDIFHGSNIGEAYNYSKYSIIASLMNLYKADLPVTLLSEHYRCHPQIIGFCNEKFYNNQLVIMTEKNENEVPLKIYKTVPGNHARKDRYGNEKGWYNLRQIEVIRDEIINADKDKYDDSSKVGIICPYRKQVTEANKYFEKTKIEIDTVHKFQGREKDTIIFSTVVNDINPFVDDENLINVAVSRAVKEFIMVTSNKLFKQHGTNIGDLTRYIQYNSLEDAVIDSPKVSVFDLLYSEYSEKLLQIMASSKHISEYKSENLMYSVIEEVLSYPEYISFKCVIHIPLNSIVKDFTKLDYEQRKFAENPWTHVDFLIFNKLDKEPVLAVEVDGYEYHRNNKDQISRDKIKDKILQQIKLPILRVATNESGEKKKLIEMLDMIIEESGGDGNNKDNEI
- the ltrA gene encoding group II intron reverse transcriptase/maturase — its product is METKLERIAEISAKTRKPEFTSLYHHINDGMLRQCHKELDGNKAVGIDRVTKTKYEVNLEENISNLVKRLKNKSYKPLPSLRVFIPKGNGKMRPLGIASYEDKMVQLAVKKILEAIYEPRFLRNMHGFRPRRGCHDAIKEVYNGMYHGKINYIVDSDIKGFFNHMSHEWIMKFLGVYIKDPNLLWLINKYLKAGVITEGVFEESTDGSAQGNIISPIIANIYMHNVLMLWYKIVITKETKGDSFLTVYADDFIAGFQYKWEAEKYYGELKKRMGKFNLEMEDSKSRLLEFGKFAEGNRKARGEGKPETFDFLGFTFYCGRSRRGYPCVMLQTSRKKFRQKLKDTKKWLYENRTMPVKEMIKALNLKLVGHYRYYGVSFNGKMITNFLHRVQQFLSKTLNRRSDKKSYSWDGYIEMLKYYPLAKPKIYFKLF
- a CDS encoding IS4 family transposase, which codes for MLNNQEYITAELGKMLYEILPISSKKLKNLVYIVLGILLSKSVIISEISEKLKDYYTEANEESKIKRIYRFFSSSTIKSDYLYYNFIDEIMINYIKRSTTNKLVVIFDHTTLEDKFLILKFSLKVGKRAVPLWYRIFEYNEKDNKNFKHIKQGIEEIKDLISSYNYEVVLLADRGFKSIDLFKFINKIGWKYCIRCTNDMLVNIEGKEKIKYLRDIKTLKKGVKKFNGILLSAEKYRCNLAVCKAEEAADTWYIVTNLDSKNAVNEYKKRFIIEEMFRDLKSSGFNMEDTWTNSLIYFENLYLCLCIAYTWMIILGADCSKNKKSKIIGATKKIRNKIVRIYSLFSSGLTWFNRCYDSNRKKYALKFNLILYDI
- a CDS encoding aspartate/glutamate racemase family protein; amino-acid sequence: MKKLGLIGGMGPESTIPYYHDIVYGVQSKVGKKFFPNLTIESVNVFDILNMCERKEYEALINYLMAAINNLRASGADFIALSANTPHIVFDELQKRSPIQLVSIIEAACDEAKRRNISKIGLLGTIFTMNGEFFKKPFLKNHIEVITPTDEEKGFVNQKISQELELGIVKEETLSAFLKIVQRMKDENGIQAIVLGCTELPLLFKGVKTPVDCLDTMQIHIQTLVNMIIDD
- a CDS encoding GrpB family protein — protein: MRTKHVVVEDYNPNWKYEFEKIEAELRTVLKDVISIEHVGSTSVEGFAAKPIIDIHIVIEDNFEEVKNQLGTIGYIHEGDLGISGRETFKYRNKDCLMTHHLYVCNKNNEELHRHITFRDYLRNNKKERERYSLIKKEMAAKYPEDIDSYISGKQDVILEIYEKCGLL
- a CDS encoding AraC family transcriptional regulator — translated: MDITIEKIPTHRIAYIRQIGPYGINNVQTMENIKKWAKSNDLFNDESIIFGIAQDNPKTTKPENCRYDTCIVVSKDYLLTDEYVREGYITGGKYVVFKINHTAEAVQKAWNDIFPELLRQGYQFDETRPILERYIVKMVNNHYCEICVPVY